The Halorussus rarus genome includes the window GCGAACTGACCGACGAGGAGAAGCGCATCAAGCAGCTCGAGTCGCAGGTCGAGCGCCTCGAGAGCCACGTCGAGGACCTCGAGGACACCATCGAGAGCAAGGAGGGCCGCATCGGCCAGCTGAAGGGCGACCTCGAGAAGGCCAGGAGCGAGGAGCGCAAGGAGGTCCGCGAGCGCCGCGAGGTCTCCCGGCTCGAACGCGAGAACAGCCGGCTCGAGCGCGAACTCGACGAGCGCGACGAGCGCATCGAGGAGCTGGAGGGCAAGCTCGCCCGGCTCAAGGAGCTGTGGAAGCTCGACCACTCGAACTTCAGCGACGTCTCCGAGAAGAAGGCCGGGCTCACGCCGGTCAAGCCCGTCGAGAAGTTCACCAGGGGCGCCATCGACGCCGCCCACGAGAGCTTCGGGCTGGCGACCGGCGACGTGGTGTACCTCCGGGACGCCTCGGGCGCGGGCCGGTCGACCGCCGAGCGGCTCGCCGAGGTCGACCCGAAGCTCGTGCTGGTCGGCGACGGCGGCCTCTCGGACGCGGCCGACAGCATCCTCTTCGAGAGCGAGATCCCGGTCGGCCCGGCCGACGACGTGACCATCCAGGAGGTCGACGAGCTGGCGGTCACCCGCGAGGCCGAGGTCGAGGCCGTCATCGAGGACTGGGAGGAGCGGGCGGCCGAGCGGCGGAAGGAGCAGAAGGCCGAGCAGCTCGACCGGCTCATCAGCGAGCACCGGGCCGACCGCAAGTACGACTCGGGGTCGGAGGCCAGCGGGCAGAGCCCCTGAGGAGAGGGAAGATCCCGAGTAATCTCCACGTCTCACCGCTCGGAGAACCGACCCGCGAGGCGCCGACGGGCCGCCGAACCGTTGGCACGGTCCCGGAACCCTAAAGCACGGCGCGGGACACACACCGCGTATGGACGCCTACGAGTTGATTTCGCGGAACGTCGAGGAAGCGGTGACCGAGGAGGAGGTGCGGGCCCTCGCCGAGGACCCCGAGGGCAAGCGCGCCTACGTCGGCTACGAGCCGTCGGGGGTGCTCCACATCGGGCACATGCTCACCGCCAACAAGCTCATCGACCTGCAGGACGCGGGCATGGAGGTCGTCATCCTGCTGGCCGACGTCCACGCCTACCTCAACGGGAAGGGCACCTTCGAGGAGATCGAGGCGACCGCCGAGAAGATGCGCAAGCAGTTCCTCGCCTACGGCCTCGACGAGGACAGCACCGAGTTCGTCTACGGCTCGGAGTACCAGCTCGACGACGATTACGCGCTCGACCTCCACAAGCTGGAGCTCGACACGACTCTCAACCGGGCCCAGCGCGCGATGGCCGAGATCCAGGGCGACGAGACCGCGAAGGTCAGCCACGTGGTCTACCCCCTGATGCAGGCGCTCGACATCGAGTACCTCGACCTCGACCTCGCGGTCGGCGGGCTGGACCAGCGCAAGGTCCACATGCTGATGCGCGAGGAGCTTCCGGAGATCGGCTACGAGGCCCGGCCCTGCCTCCACACGCCCATCCTGGCCGACCTCGGCACCGGCGAGGGAAAGATGTCCTCCAGTCAGGGCGTCACCATCTCGATGGAGGACTCGACGGAGGACATCGAGGAGAAGGTCAACTCGGCGTTCTGCCCGCCGACCCGCGACCCGGAGGACGATCTGGAGAATCCCGTTCTGGAGATCTTCCAGTACCACGTCTTCCCGCGGTTCGAGGAGGTCGTGGTCGAGCGCCCCGACGAGTACGGCGGCGACCTGGAGTACGACGACTACGAGGCCCTCGCTTCGGACCTGGAGAGCGGCGAGCTCCACCCCGCGGACGCCAAGTCCGCGCTGGCGACGTACCTCGACGAACTGGTCGCACCGGGGCGGGAGAAGCTGCGGGAGCTTGAGGGGTAGGCCGGACGACCGGCGCGCACCGTTTCCGGGACGGCACTGTACGCTCGTACACCCGGTCGCCCGCGAATCCGGCGTCGTCGGTGTACGTCCGTACACGGGCTAAAACTGGCGCGAACCGTCGCACCGTCTTATATCGGACGTTGCCCACTGTCCGGTCGGACATGACGGCGATACGTCGACGCGTTTCGCTCGAATCGAAATCGGAAACGACCCTCGTCGCACTCGCGGTCACGCTCCTCGGGTCGTTCGCGGGGCTGTTGGGTGCCGCCGTCCCCGGGATGGTCGGGTTGGTAGCGACGACGACTCCCGATGCGGTCTACATCGTGACCAGTCGCGGCGTCCAACTCGGGTTCGGCGCGTTCGCGCTCGGGTACCTGTTCTACACGGGGGAGTGGGACCGGTACGTTCGCTTTCGACGACCGGGGCTCCGAGACGTCGGTGCGATCTTCGGCGCGTTCGTCGCGCTCGTCGCGGTCGGGTACGCGATAAACGCGGTCGTCGGGGTGCTCGGCCTGCCACACGAGATCACCACGGGGACCGTCGAACACGACCTGGCGCTTCACGCCCAGCCGCGACTGTGGCCCGTCGCGTTCCTGGCGTGGTTCGCGTTCGCGGCGCCCGCCGAAGAGCTGTTCTACCGCGGCCTCGTCCAGACGCGGCTGCGCGACGCGTTCCCCGCCGCGGCCGTCGTCGTCCTGGCCGCGGCCTGTTTCTCGCTGTCGCACGCGACCTTCGCCGCGCTCAGCGGGGCGAGCGGTGCCGCGCTCGCGACGACCTTCATCGAGCTGCTCGGCGCCGGGCTCGTGTTCAGTGGACTCTACGAGGCGACTGACAACCTCGCGACCGTCGCGGTCTTCCACGGACTGACGTGGCTCGAACCCCTCCACGCCGTCGAACACCTAATCGGCGTGTTGTGAATCGCGCCGAACGCCGTCGCAGAGCGGGAACTACAGCTCCTCCCACGCACGGCGGATGCGCTCGCCGGGACGGCGCAGCCGGTCGAGGACGCTCCCGAGCGCGCCGGCGGGGTCCCGACGCAGCGCCCGGAGCCCCGGGAGGACGTCGTGCTTCAGCGCCTGCGCGGCCTTGATCAGGAAGACCCCCGCGAGGGCCGCGACGACCACGAGCGAACACAGGTAGACCAGCACGGCGGCGGCCGCACTCGTGCCGAGGAGGTCGCCCGACGTCGTCGAGTCGACGAGCAGGGTCACGAACAGCGGGACGGTGGCGCTCGCCGTCAGCTTCAGGAGCCCGTCCGCTCGCTCGTCCCACCGGTTCCCCTCGAACTGCTCGCTGACCGACGCCCTCGTCTCGCGGCGTATCTCGGACTCCGTCCGCAGTTCGACGTCGTCGAGACTCCGCAGGTCGCTCGACTCGGCGGTCAGGTCGTCGGCCCGGTCGCGCGCCCGCAATCGAACGCTCTCGCGGTCCAGGTCCTCCAGTTCCCGTACTCGCTCGAGAACCAGCGTCGCGTCCGCGAGCGCCGCCCGGAGTTCGTCCTCCGGGAGCTCCTCCACGGCGAGTTCGTACTGGGCGTCCGGATACGCGGCGAGCACCCGGAAGTCGAGCAGTCCGGCCGCGAGACGCTCGCGTATCTGTCGCTCGTCCCGACGGCGCTTCTGCTCGTCCAGGTCGGCGAACTCGTTCCGAACGCGTCGCCGCTGGGTCTTCGTGAGAAGTGATGCTGGCCTGTCATCCATGCGTGCGATGTGTCCGCACGCGGCCTTAATAACCCAGTATCGTCGAGGTGGACAGAATCAGATGTATTCTGAGACGCGTCGGTGCGTGCGGGTTCGGGCCGTCGGTCGGAGCGCTCCGGCAGGCGCGAGGCTCACTCGAAGCCGCCGCCGCCCATCATCCCGCCGAGGCCGAAGCTCGACATGAGGCCCGAGACGAGCCCCCACGCCGTCAGCACGAAGCCGACGACGACCAGGCCGATGCCGGCCGCGATGATGAGGTTCTGCAGCGCGATGACCGCGACGCCCGCAAGCAGGAGCAGCACCCCGACGATGCCTTTCGCTCCGAGTTTGTCGATCATACGACGCGGTGTGTTCGGGGGCGACTTAAACACCCTTGCTCCGGCGACGTGACGGGAGAACGACGGCATGTTTAAACATCCGCATCACCAAACTGGAAATATGAGCGACAACGACGGCGGACGGCGGAAGAACCTCCGCATGCCCGACGACGACGAGGTCTTCGCCACCGTCACCAACATGCTCGGGGCGAATCGGGTCAAAGTACGTTGCGCCGACGGGAAGGAGCGCACCGCGCGGATTCCGGGCAAGATGCAGAAGCGCATCTGGATCCGCGAGGACGACGTCGTGCTGGTCGAACCGTGGGACTGGCAGGACGAGAAGGCCGACATCAAGTGGCGCTACGACAAGCAGGAGGCCGACCAGCTCCGCGACGAGGGCCACATCCAATAAGACGACCTTTTGCTGCGTCCGCGTGAGCACAGCGAACGAGGGCTCGGGACGGCGAAGCCGTCCCGGCGGACGGCGCAAAAACGCGCCGTCCTTGCAACAGCTCGACCAAAAACACCGGAAGACAAACCACGTCTTCCGAGTCCTCGGGAACGGAGTGACCGAGGACACTTCGTCACCCCTCACTCGGTCCTCACTTCGTTCGGGCCTTCGTTCGAGGGTTCCTTGGTCCGCTCGCTCACTGCGTTCGCTCGCGGTTGAGCCGCTGGTGCTCCATCCTGATCTGCACTCTCGAAACCTCGGACAGACGGAGTAGCCCAGCGACAACAGTTTACATTCCATCACGGGGCAAATCCCAATTCAGCTCGCTCTCCCCCGACGCCTGCTATCGAATCCCAACCGGCGCGAACGGTCGCGGCCCCGCCGCTGTTACGTGTCCGGCGACTACGACCGGGTGATGACTCCCGAACAACTATCGGTCGACGAGACGGACGTAGCGCACGACGAGGAGCATCCGGCGGCGATCGAGGCCATCCGGACCCGGCGGTCGGGGCACAACTTCGACCCCGACGAGAAACTGGACGAGAAGACGCTCGAGGAGCTGATTCGGGACGCCGCGCTCGCGCCCTCGTCGTACAACCTCCAGCCGTGGGAGTTCGTCGCCGTGCGAGACGACGACCGGCTCGGCGAGGTCGTGGAACTCGCGTACGGGCAGGAACACGTCAAAGAAGCCGGGACCGCCATCTTCGTCGTCGGCCACACGGAACCCGAGACGGCCGATCGGGTCTTCGAGGAGTGGGTCGAGGCGGGTCGCTTCGACGAGGAGACCGGCCGGCAGGTCAAAGAGCAGACGGTCGCCGGGTACGAGGGCGAGCGGGCGGGACGGGATTACGGCATCCGGAATGCGAGCCTCGCGGCCCAGAACCTGCTGCTGTCCGCGCACGCCCGCGGGCTGAAGGCGACGCCCATGAGCGGCTTCGACTTCGAGGGCGCCGCCGAGTTCCTCGGACTGCCCGACGACAAGATTCCCGTGATGCTCGTCGCCGTCGGGCCGAGCGGCGGCGAGGAGCCCGAGCGACTCCCCCGGCGCGACGTCGACGAGATTCTCCACCGCGAGAGCTACTGAGGACCGTGGGTTCCGTCGCCGCTTTCGACCACTACCGCGTTCGCCGTGATCTCTTTCGGCTCCGCCGAATGCGGTCCCCCGAAGCCCACCCTTTTACCCCTGGGACCGCTACGTCCGGGTAGATGACCGAGGAG containing:
- a CDS encoding tyrosine--tRNA ligase, giving the protein MDAYELISRNVEEAVTEEEVRALAEDPEGKRAYVGYEPSGVLHIGHMLTANKLIDLQDAGMEVVILLADVHAYLNGKGTFEEIEATAEKMRKQFLAYGLDEDSTEFVYGSEYQLDDDYALDLHKLELDTTLNRAQRAMAEIQGDETAKVSHVVYPLMQALDIEYLDLDLAVGGLDQRKVHMLMREELPEIGYEARPCLHTPILADLGTGEGKMSSSQGVTISMEDSTEDIEEKVNSAFCPPTRDPEDDLENPVLEIFQYHVFPRFEEVVVERPDEYGGDLEYDDYEALASDLESGELHPADAKSALATYLDELVAPGREKLRELEG
- a CDS encoding type II CAAX endopeptidase family protein, whose product is MTAIRRRVSLESKSETTLVALAVTLLGSFAGLLGAAVPGMVGLVATTTPDAVYIVTSRGVQLGFGAFALGYLFYTGEWDRYVRFRRPGLRDVGAIFGAFVALVAVGYAINAVVGVLGLPHEITTGTVEHDLALHAQPRLWPVAFLAWFAFAAPAEELFYRGLVQTRLRDAFPAAAVVVLAAACFSLSHATFAALSGASGAALATTFIELLGAGLVFSGLYEATDNLATVAVFHGLTWLEPLHAVEHLIGVL
- a CDS encoding DUF7470 family protein, whose translation is MIDKLGAKGIVGVLLLLAGVAVIALQNLIIAAGIGLVVVGFVLTAWGLVSGLMSSFGLGGMMGGGGFE
- the eif1A gene encoding translation initiation factor eIF-1A, which produces MSDNDGGRRKNLRMPDDDEVFATVTNMLGANRVKVRCADGKERTARIPGKMQKRIWIREDDVVLVEPWDWQDEKADIKWRYDKQEADQLRDEGHIQ
- a CDS encoding nitroreductase family protein, with the protein product MTPEQLSVDETDVAHDEEHPAAIEAIRTRRSGHNFDPDEKLDEKTLEELIRDAALAPSSYNLQPWEFVAVRDDDRLGEVVELAYGQEHVKEAGTAIFVVGHTEPETADRVFEEWVEAGRFDEETGRQVKEQTVAGYEGERAGRDYGIRNASLAAQNLLLSAHARGLKATPMSGFDFEGAAEFLGLPDDKIPVMLVAVGPSGGEEPERLPRRDVDEILHRESY